A section of the Pyxidicoccus xibeiensis genome encodes:
- a CDS encoding S53 family peptidase, whose protein sequence is MRGSILAGVLLLTVLGGTGCRDSDRLVPVGLPKVTGPTEPVPPEPAPTPPPQPPPPTPPPPEPPPAPVDPDGPPPLPENPDRTPTPTPDGVPGPMTGVYTDLGPAKNTDLIRGLVALPIRKKAELETAIQEMYDPKSPRFRRYMTPQEWNAKHAPWEQDVKLVSDHLESVGLKVERVATNRLLIHFTGTVSQFNEAFGVQLIVLERKSPQGGNDPHNVYGLPPNVEIKAPAYVKERIASIVAVDLPTDPGPLPGEFGDVPTTQPQPLSDGLTPQQVASAYGLTPLYQRGFRGKGVKLGVTIGASFRWKDLRAFWKIFGIERADPTVVQTMEPPGTRYREGQLDVEWASVMAPEADIVVYMGPDARNTSMIYTFNEAIARGEVSVITDSFAHREDSEPRAVHEQYSASATMAAALGITVVAAGGDSAGVDVPSSSPYVTSVGGTQLRMNGNTVTSEVTWLYSGSGISMTFPTPEWQRGLPTPPRRRAVADVALNADTGYWYTWLGNTLPNTGTSFGSPIFAGLIAVVNSARATQNKPQVGWLNSQLYTLPEVQDTFRDITVGVSDRGYVSGPGWDIPTGWGAPSGLGLYNTLP, encoded by the coding sequence ATGAGAGGAAGCATCCTTGCCGGCGTACTTCTCCTGACGGTCCTGGGAGGCACGGGCTGTCGAGACTCGGACCGGTTGGTTCCGGTGGGTCTGCCCAAGGTCACGGGTCCCACGGAACCCGTCCCTCCAGAACCTGCGCCCACTCCGCCGCCACAGCCACCTCCGCCGACGCCGCCTCCGCCCGAGCCGCCGCCGGCCCCCGTCGACCCGGACGGGCCACCGCCCCTGCCGGAGAACCCGGACCGCACGCCCACGCCCACCCCGGACGGCGTGCCGGGGCCGATGACGGGCGTCTACACGGACCTGGGGCCCGCCAAGAACACGGACCTCATCCGCGGCCTGGTGGCCCTGCCCATCCGCAAGAAGGCGGAGCTGGAGACGGCCATCCAGGAGATGTACGACCCGAAGAGCCCCCGCTTCCGCCGGTACATGACGCCCCAGGAGTGGAACGCGAAGCACGCGCCGTGGGAGCAGGACGTCAAGCTGGTGTCGGACCACCTGGAGTCGGTGGGCCTCAAGGTGGAGCGCGTCGCCACCAACCGGCTGCTCATCCACTTCACCGGCACCGTGTCCCAGTTCAACGAGGCCTTCGGCGTCCAGCTCATCGTGCTGGAGCGCAAGTCGCCCCAGGGCGGCAATGACCCGCACAACGTCTACGGCCTGCCACCCAACGTGGAGATCAAGGCGCCGGCGTACGTGAAGGAGCGCATCGCCTCCATCGTCGCGGTGGACCTGCCCACCGACCCGGGCCCGCTGCCTGGCGAGTTCGGCGACGTGCCCACCACGCAGCCCCAGCCGCTCAGCGACGGCCTCACACCCCAGCAGGTGGCGAGCGCCTACGGGCTGACGCCCCTCTACCAGCGCGGCTTCCGCGGCAAGGGCGTGAAGCTGGGCGTCACCATCGGCGCCAGCTTCCGGTGGAAGGACCTGCGCGCCTTCTGGAAGATCTTCGGCATCGAGCGCGCGGACCCCACCGTGGTCCAGACCATGGAGCCGCCCGGGACGCGCTACCGTGAGGGCCAGCTCGACGTGGAGTGGGCCAGCGTCATGGCTCCCGAGGCGGACATCGTCGTCTACATGGGCCCGGATGCCCGCAACACGTCGATGATCTACACCTTCAACGAGGCCATCGCCCGGGGCGAGGTGTCCGTCATCACCGACTCGTTCGCCCACCGCGAGGACTCGGAGCCGCGCGCGGTGCACGAGCAGTACAGCGCCTCCGCGACGATGGCCGCCGCGCTCGGCATCACCGTGGTCGCCGCGGGCGGTGACTCGGCCGGGGTGGACGTGCCCTCCTCCAGCCCCTACGTCACGTCCGTGGGCGGCACGCAGCTGCGGATGAACGGCAACACGGTGACCAGCGAGGTGACCTGGCTCTACTCCGGCTCCGGCATCAGCATGACCTTCCCCACGCCCGAGTGGCAGCGGGGCCTGCCCACGCCGCCCCGCCGCCGGGCCGTGGCGGACGTGGCCCTCAACGCGGACACCGGCTACTGGTACACGTGGCTGGGCAACACCCTCCCCAACACGGGCACCTCGTTCGGCTCGCCCATCTTCGCGGGGCTGATTGCGGTGGTGAACAGCGCCCGGGCGACGCAGAACAAGCCTCAGGTCGGCTGGCTCAACTCGCAGCTCTACACGCTGCCCGAGGTGCAGGACACCTTCCGGGACATCACCGTGGGTGTCTCCGACCGGGGCTACGTCTCCGGCCCTGGCTGGGACATCCCCACCGGGTGGGGCGCTCCCAGCGGGCTGGGCCTCTACAACACCCTGCCGTGA
- a CDS encoding DcaP family trimeric outer membrane transporter, translated as MGRASQVAMLWALVLASSRALAFPMPQPPDAGTPADAEPARAEAAPDGGVPSMAQEATESEEPEPPTTEAKPEEVPGALIDPDLTGIVMKAGPATEEDLKRGYVTFRGRIKVDLNYDFRPIENEEDFVPASIPVGSSLRGPNLNFNAKQSRLFFEGGKLSMLGPLIGHVSADFYGEGSSGGDFRVYEVYAAVGPFLAGRKWSTFMGLESIPDTLDFQGPGSMLAARREMLRYGPTLGPLLVQVSLERPQPDLTLLDDEAEEARTPMPDVSGALEWDFGEGRNVRAAGVARWLTYYALDGGSEDTVTGWGVMLNGLWTWKRNGWRASGQVHYGSGIGTYIGDLAGQGLDAVLVAPGRLETVASFGFYGGLEPQWTEWLASTFVYGYLEVLSPPASLPGTTLKRTHYLSGNLKVRPMRSFELGAELLFGRRQNLDGAADHALRLILSTRFFY; from the coding sequence ATGGGGAGAGCCAGCCAGGTGGCGATGCTGTGGGCGCTGGTGCTGGCCTCGAGCCGCGCCCTCGCCTTCCCCATGCCGCAGCCTCCCGACGCCGGGACGCCCGCTGACGCGGAGCCGGCCCGCGCGGAGGCGGCCCCGGACGGAGGCGTCCCCTCCATGGCCCAGGAGGCCACCGAGTCCGAGGAGCCCGAGCCGCCCACCACCGAGGCGAAGCCGGAGGAGGTGCCCGGGGCCCTCATCGACCCGGACCTCACCGGCATCGTGATGAAGGCGGGCCCGGCCACCGAGGAGGACCTGAAGCGCGGCTACGTCACCTTCCGGGGCCGCATCAAGGTGGACCTCAACTACGACTTCCGCCCCATCGAGAACGAGGAGGACTTCGTCCCCGCCTCCATCCCCGTGGGCTCGAGCCTGCGCGGGCCCAACCTCAACTTCAACGCGAAGCAGAGCCGCCTCTTCTTCGAGGGCGGCAAGCTGTCGATGCTCGGCCCGCTCATCGGCCACGTGTCCGCGGACTTCTACGGCGAGGGCTCCAGCGGCGGCGACTTCCGCGTGTACGAGGTGTACGCCGCCGTCGGCCCGTTCCTCGCCGGGCGCAAGTGGTCCACCTTCATGGGCCTGGAGTCCATCCCCGACACGCTCGACTTCCAGGGGCCGGGCTCCATGCTGGCCGCGCGCAGGGAGATGCTGCGCTACGGCCCCACGCTGGGCCCGCTGCTCGTGCAGGTGTCCCTGGAGCGCCCGCAGCCGGACCTCACGCTCTTGGATGACGAAGCGGAAGAGGCGCGCACGCCCATGCCCGACGTGTCCGGCGCACTGGAGTGGGACTTCGGCGAGGGCCGCAACGTCCGCGCGGCGGGCGTGGCACGGTGGCTGACCTACTACGCGCTCGACGGTGGGAGCGAGGACACCGTGACGGGCTGGGGCGTCATGCTGAACGGGCTGTGGACGTGGAAGCGCAATGGCTGGCGCGCGTCGGGACAGGTCCACTACGGCAGCGGCATCGGCACCTATATCGGAGACCTCGCGGGCCAGGGCCTGGACGCGGTGCTCGTGGCCCCCGGGCGACTGGAGACGGTGGCTTCCTTCGGCTTCTACGGCGGGCTCGAGCCCCAGTGGACCGAGTGGCTCGCGTCGACGTTCGTCTACGGCTACCTGGAGGTGCTCTCTCCCCCCGCGTCGCTGCCCGGCACCACGCTGAAGCGCACGCACTACCTCTCCGGCAACCTCAAGGTGCGGCCCATGCGCTCCTTCGAGCTGGGCGCGGAGCTGCTCTTCGGGCGGAGACAGAACCTGGACGGCGCCGCGGACCATGCGCTGCGCCTCATCCTCTCCACGCGCTTCTTCTACTGA
- a CDS encoding Uma2 family endonuclease, with protein MGPEERAEVVESLPDEVTDSEMSPPEGDRHQEGKHRALDVLRGHFRHQRRNVYVGSELPVYYPAERRFAPDVLVVFDVEAHSRGKWLVSHEGKGLDWVMEVHVGGDRKKDAEFNVRRYARLGIPEYFIYDRNRELLEGFRLKTRSARTYTRIRPRKGRYVSKVLGLELEVRDDQLLLWTGETLLLESSELLELLREKIEKVSRRVDEEARRRRAAERRLSAESRRREEESRRREEAERQLAALKAELRKLRPRKH; from the coding sequence ATGGGGCCCGAGGAGAGGGCGGAGGTGGTGGAGTCACTTCCCGACGAGGTGACGGACAGCGAGATGTCACCGCCGGAGGGCGACAGACATCAGGAGGGCAAGCATCGGGCGTTGGACGTGCTGCGGGGCCACTTCCGCCACCAGCGGCGAAACGTGTACGTGGGCTCGGAGCTGCCGGTCTACTACCCTGCCGAGCGACGCTTCGCGCCGGACGTGCTGGTGGTGTTCGACGTCGAGGCCCACAGCCGGGGGAAGTGGCTGGTGAGCCACGAAGGCAAGGGCCTGGACTGGGTGATGGAGGTCCACGTCGGCGGCGACCGGAAGAAGGACGCCGAGTTCAACGTGCGGCGCTATGCCCGCCTCGGCATTCCCGAGTACTTCATCTACGACCGCAACCGGGAGCTGCTGGAGGGCTTCCGGCTGAAGACACGCTCCGCGCGCACGTACACGCGCATCAGGCCGCGAAAGGGACGGTACGTCTCGAAGGTGCTGGGGCTGGAGCTGGAGGTACGGGACGACCAGCTGCTGCTGTGGACGGGCGAGACGCTGCTGCTCGAGTCCTCGGAGTTGCTGGAGCTGCTCCGGGAGAAGATTGAGAAGGTGAGCCGGCGCGTCGACGAGGAAGCCCGGAGGCGCAGGGCGGCGGAGCGGCGCCTGTCTGCCGAGTCCCGGCGACGCGAGGAAGAGTCCCGGCGACGCGAGGAGGCCGAGCGACAGCTGGCCGCACTGAAAGCGGAGCTTCGCAAGCTCCGCCCCCGCAAGCACTGA
- a CDS encoding helicase C-terminal domain-containing protein: MGGAADLFTRHVFLDLETTGLDPRVDEVIELGCLFYENGREVDRFARLYSASRPLPLTIRRLTGLTDADLAGRPRFGTDVAELRERLTGWTVVAHNAPFEKGFLPDLLGPIRAPVLDSCELMHYLHPELPSHSLESLLRWAGLALRQPHRALSDCEAVQSVLVHAMERCIREGRAEDVTDLLATLDPRRGAELRLAQEDAGLEEAAGGSGAFDYEEWPLVDLLSRLRAACRAASVPLALEPQGFLRARPERRRAGGMAAPPEPDADAPVVPVRPDEVAAVLGAGGALERAGDGFLGRPAQLEVAQAVARVLSDGGQVAVEAGTGTGKSLAYLAPAALFAARNGRKVGVAPHTKTLQDQLLEKDLPRLHRAMNGAFGYALLKGQTNYLCRRRTLEATRVEPGMGHSARAPRAYLRAYMRRSKEGDLDRLSHWFRERFPVMFGLLPAVRSEAATTLGEKCPHFHKCFYHSAVAQAREADVLVINQSLAFAWPARYPKLDHLVLDEAHEVEDVATTALAVELSDLAFQRLTERLHGRDGRRGLFAELRRALGSARLESRALMGEVEDGLRRLLDAARDLGLRVTELCEPSATAVGEDPDEGAYAPELRVTEAVRALPAWEPVSDGLEAVRDALQSLHTLLAVRVLAALPELAARNPALERELSGATSELGELAVLAGELSGEPAPGRCYSATSEPKRQRWSVGAQPVDVSAYVSRDFAANKRSLVLASATLGTGDGAPFVLRRLGLDGRGEGPAPKLVRAPSPFRLREQALVVLVTDAPRAHEEAFVEWAALRISGLAQTMGGRVLGLFASTRRMERVGAEVRSRLEPLGIEVMRQSRGHSRSLAARQERDTGTVLLGTKSFWQGVDIPGRGVGCVFIDKLPLEPALRPLVAAREEPLSRNGGEYLGFLHYRLPRALLLLRQGVGRLIRSTTDRGVVILADPGHSSYRGHLMAALDGYRVEALPWAQARLRIHGVLKETGLTVDVDPARSWG; this comes from the coding sequence CCGGCTGGACGGTGGTGGCGCACAACGCGCCCTTCGAGAAGGGCTTCCTGCCCGACTTGCTGGGCCCCATCCGCGCCCCGGTGCTCGACTCGTGCGAGCTGATGCACTACCTGCACCCGGAGCTGCCCAGCCACTCGCTGGAGTCGCTGCTGCGGTGGGCGGGGCTGGCCCTGCGCCAGCCGCACCGCGCCCTGTCCGACTGCGAGGCGGTGCAGTCCGTGCTGGTGCACGCCATGGAGCGCTGCATCCGCGAGGGCCGCGCGGAGGACGTGACGGACCTGCTGGCCACGCTGGACCCTCGCCGCGGCGCGGAGCTGCGCCTGGCCCAGGAGGACGCGGGGCTGGAGGAGGCGGCCGGCGGCAGCGGCGCCTTCGACTACGAGGAGTGGCCGCTGGTGGACCTGCTGTCGCGGCTGCGCGCGGCGTGCCGGGCGGCGTCCGTGCCGCTGGCGCTGGAGCCGCAGGGCTTCCTGCGCGCGCGCCCGGAGCGCCGCCGGGCGGGGGGCATGGCGGCCCCGCCCGAGCCGGACGCGGACGCGCCGGTGGTGCCGGTGCGCCCGGACGAGGTGGCGGCGGTGCTGGGCGCGGGCGGTGCGCTGGAGCGCGCGGGCGACGGCTTCCTCGGGCGGCCCGCGCAGCTCGAGGTGGCGCAGGCGGTGGCGCGCGTGCTGTCGGACGGCGGGCAGGTGGCGGTGGAGGCCGGGACGGGCACGGGCAAGTCGCTGGCGTACCTGGCGCCCGCGGCCCTCTTCGCCGCACGCAACGGGCGCAAGGTGGGCGTGGCGCCGCACACCAAGACGCTGCAGGACCAGTTGCTGGAGAAGGACCTGCCCCGGCTGCACCGGGCGATGAATGGCGCGTTCGGCTACGCGCTGCTCAAGGGCCAGACGAACTACCTGTGCCGCCGCCGCACGCTGGAGGCCACGCGGGTGGAGCCCGGCATGGGCCACTCCGCTCGCGCGCCCCGGGCCTACCTGCGCGCGTACATGCGGCGCAGCAAGGAAGGCGACCTGGACCGGCTGAGCCACTGGTTCCGCGAGCGCTTCCCGGTGATGTTCGGGCTGCTGCCGGCGGTGCGCTCGGAGGCGGCGACGACGCTGGGCGAGAAGTGCCCGCACTTCCACAAGTGCTTCTACCACTCGGCGGTGGCGCAGGCCCGCGAGGCGGACGTGCTGGTCATCAACCAGTCGCTGGCCTTCGCCTGGCCCGCGCGCTACCCGAAGCTGGACCACCTGGTGCTGGACGAGGCCCACGAGGTGGAGGACGTGGCCACCACCGCGCTCGCCGTGGAGCTGTCCGACCTCGCCTTCCAGCGCCTCACCGAGCGGCTGCACGGGCGGGACGGGCGGCGCGGGCTGTTCGCGGAGCTGCGGCGGGCGCTGGGCTCGGCGCGGCTGGAGTCCCGCGCGCTGATGGGCGAGGTGGAGGACGGGCTGCGCCGGCTGCTGGACGCGGCGCGCGACCTGGGCCTGCGGGTGACGGAGCTGTGCGAGCCGTCCGCCACCGCCGTGGGTGAGGACCCGGACGAAGGCGCATATGCGCCGGAGCTGCGGGTGACGGAGGCCGTGCGCGCCCTGCCCGCCTGGGAGCCGGTGAGCGACGGGCTGGAGGCGGTGCGCGACGCGCTGCAGTCGCTGCACACGCTGCTGGCGGTGCGGGTGCTGGCGGCGCTGCCCGAGCTGGCCGCGAGGAACCCGGCGCTGGAGCGCGAGCTGTCCGGGGCCACGTCGGAGCTGGGGGAGCTGGCGGTGCTGGCGGGCGAGCTGTCCGGCGAGCCCGCGCCGGGGCGGTGCTACTCGGCCACGTCGGAGCCGAAGCGGCAGCGCTGGAGCGTGGGCGCGCAGCCGGTGGACGTGTCCGCGTACGTGTCGCGCGACTTCGCGGCGAACAAGCGCTCGCTGGTGCTGGCGTCGGCCACGCTGGGCACGGGGGACGGTGCGCCCTTCGTGCTGCGGCGGCTGGGCCTGGACGGGCGCGGCGAGGGGCCGGCTCCGAAGCTGGTGCGAGCGCCCTCCCCCTTCCGGCTGCGGGAGCAAGCGCTGGTGGTGCTCGTCACGGACGCGCCGCGCGCGCACGAGGAGGCCTTCGTGGAGTGGGCCGCGCTGCGGATTTCAGGGCTGGCGCAGACGATGGGCGGGCGGGTGCTCGGCCTCTTCGCGTCCACCCGGCGCATGGAGCGCGTGGGCGCGGAGGTGCGCTCGCGGCTGGAGCCGCTGGGCATCGAGGTGATGCGGCAATCGCGCGGGCACAGCCGCTCGCTGGCGGCGCGGCAGGAGCGGGACACCGGCACGGTGCTGCTGGGGACCAAGAGCTTCTGGCAGGGCGTGGACATCCCCGGCCGGGGCGTGGGCTGCGTGTTCATCGACAAGCTGCCGCTGGAGCCCGCCTTGCGTCCGCTGGTGGCCGCGCGCGAGGAGCCGCTGTCTCGCAACGGCGGTGAGTACCTGGGCTTCCTCCACTACCGGCTGCCCCGCGCGCTGCTGCTGCTGCGCCAGGGCGTGGGCCGGCTCATCCGCTCCACCACGGACAGGGGCGTCGTCATCCTCGCGGACCCGGGCCACTCCAGCTACCGCGGGCACCTCATGGCCGCGCTCGACGGCTACCGCGTGGAGGCCCTGCCGTGGGCCCAGGCGCGCCTGCGCATCCATGGCGTGCTGAAGGAGACGGGGCTCACCGTGGACGTGGACCCCGCGCGCTCCTGGGGCTGA
- a CDS encoding HEAT repeat domain-containing protein, translated as MRLLPSALVLMLLAPCAALAQGDSRIAFLGRQLQQGKDPRTRSQAALVLGATEDPEAVPLLCGGLKDASELVRVAAAKGLQKLLEPSALGCLQGHKGEADAAVQAAVGEAVGALKAYQSRTPSLYVSMDGLKDRTGKLPPELVKATEARLRSRLMRRGAMLAPAKESKAAAKGTLKKLGVPGYRLTPEIQATEGGGLKVAIVCLTYPELSLMGQVEVKAAGAQPGDLLKALVPKAVEEAAETFEWSSET; from the coding sequence ATGCGGCTGCTGCCCTCTGCCCTCGTCCTGATGCTCCTCGCGCCCTGCGCGGCCCTGGCCCAGGGTGACTCCCGTATTGCCTTCCTGGGGCGCCAGCTCCAGCAGGGCAAGGACCCGCGCACGCGCTCGCAGGCGGCGCTGGTGCTGGGCGCCACCGAGGACCCGGAGGCGGTGCCCCTGCTGTGCGGGGGCTTGAAGGACGCGAGCGAGCTGGTGCGCGTGGCGGCGGCGAAGGGGCTGCAGAAGCTGCTGGAGCCCTCCGCGCTCGGCTGTCTCCAGGGGCACAAGGGCGAGGCGGACGCGGCGGTGCAGGCGGCGGTGGGCGAGGCGGTGGGGGCGCTGAAGGCGTACCAGTCGCGGACGCCGAGCCTGTATGTATCGATGGACGGGCTGAAGGACCGCACGGGCAAGCTGCCGCCGGAGCTGGTGAAGGCAACGGAGGCGCGGCTGCGCTCGAGGCTGATGCGCAGGGGGGCGATGCTGGCCCCGGCGAAGGAGTCGAAGGCGGCGGCGAAGGGCACGCTGAAGAAGCTGGGGGTGCCGGGCTACCGGCTCACCCCGGAGATTCAGGCGACGGAGGGCGGCGGGCTGAAGGTGGCCATCGTCTGCCTGACGTACCCGGAGCTGTCGTTGATGGGGCAGGTGGAAGTGAAGGCCGCGGGCGCGCAGCCCGGGGACCTCCTCAAGGCCTTGGTGCCGAAGGCGGTGGAGGAGGCGGCGGAAACCTTCGAGTGGAGCAGCGAGACATGA
- a CDS encoding sensor histidine kinase, with protein MTTTTAPMAPTKRRWRNFLLDTGFQLKLTAYMVLVTLVLSALLGVFLVRAARSLMRETAAAVEARSRAAEVSRELSGATLSNELLARMDDPAFEATFREKARSIDAAYEAERSAIVAQRAELERQQRLTWWVLGGLLAGFTVVVALGTIVVTHRLAGPLLRIRRMVNEVHEGKLRPPQYGLRDGDELRDLFEATRKMVQRLREQHEEDARALAKALEAAERSGATPELVAELRTLEGRYRARLEA; from the coding sequence ATGACGACGACCACGGCTCCCATGGCGCCCACGAAGCGGCGCTGGCGCAACTTCCTGCTCGACACGGGCTTCCAGCTCAAGCTGACGGCGTACATGGTCCTGGTGACGCTGGTGCTGTCGGCGCTGCTGGGCGTGTTCCTGGTGCGCGCGGCGCGCTCGCTGATGCGCGAGACGGCGGCGGCGGTGGAGGCCCGCTCGCGGGCGGCGGAGGTGAGCCGCGAGCTGTCCGGCGCCACGCTCTCCAACGAGCTGCTGGCGCGGATGGACGACCCGGCGTTCGAGGCCACCTTCCGCGAGAAGGCGCGCTCCATCGACGCGGCGTACGAGGCGGAGCGCTCGGCCATCGTCGCCCAGCGGGCGGAGCTGGAGCGGCAGCAGCGGCTCACCTGGTGGGTGCTGGGGGGGCTGCTGGCGGGCTTCACGGTGGTGGTGGCGCTGGGCACCATCGTGGTGACGCACCGGCTGGCGGGGCCGCTCCTGCGCATCCGGCGCATGGTGAACGAGGTGCACGAAGGCAAGCTGCGCCCGCCCCAGTACGGCCTGCGGGACGGGGACGAACTGCGGGACCTCTTCGAGGCGACGCGGAAGATGGTGCAGCGGCTGAGGGAGCAGCACGAGGAGGACGCGCGGGCGCTGGCGAAGGCACTGGAGGCCGCGGAGCGCTCCGGGGCCACGCCGGAGCTGGTGGCGGAGCTGCGCACGCTGGAAGGCCGCTACCGGGCGCGGCTGGAGGCGTAG